The Takifugu rubripes chromosome 3, fTakRub1.2, whole genome shotgun sequence genome contains a region encoding:
- the LOC101071942 gene encoding rho-related GTP-binding protein RhoA-D yields MAAIRKKLVIVGDGACGKTCLLIVFSKDQFPEVYVPTVFENYIADIEVDGKQVELALWDTAGQEDYDRLRPLSYPDTDVILMCFSIDSPDSLENIPEKWTPEVKHFCPNVPIILVGNKKDLRNDEHTRRELAKMKQEPVKSDEGRDMANRISAFGYLECSAKTKDGVREVFEMATRAALQVRKRKRRGACQLL; encoded by the exons ATGGCTGCCATCAGGAAGAAGCTGGTGATAGTCGGGGATGGTGCCTGTGGGAAAACCTGTCTGCTCATCGTCTTCAGCAAGGACCAGTTCCCGGAGGTCTACGTCCCCACTGTGTTTGAGAACTATATCGCGGACATTGAAGTGGACGGCAAACAG GTGGAGTTAGCCCTGTGGGACACAGCAGGTCAGGAGGACTATGACAGACTGAGGCCTCTCTCCTACCCCGACACAGACGTCATCCTCATGTGCTTTTCCATAGATAGCCCTGACAGTTTAG AGAACATTCCAGAGAAATGGACCCCTGAAGTCAAACACTTTTGTCCCAATGTTCCCATCATTCTCGTGGGCAATAAGAAGGATCTTCGCAACGatgaacacacacgcagggaGCTGGCCAAGATGAAAcag GAGCCAGTTAAGTCTGACGAGGGCAGAGACATGGCCAACCGCATCAGCGCCTTCGGCTACCTGGAGTGTTCCGCCAAGACCAAGGACGGAGTGCGGGAGGTGTTTGAGATGGCCACCAGGGCGGCGCTACAGGTCCGCAAACGCAAGAGGAGAGGCGCCTGCCAGCTGTTGTGA
- the wnt2bb gene encoding wingless-type MMTV integration site family, member 2Bb: MLGLNRIVSLRSSRVRSSGSSSKLSDSRTPSCQSSRIYCACLLLLLLLTPRADSSWWYIGALGARVICDNIPGLVNKQRHLCQRYPDIMQAIGEGTKEWIRECQHQFRHHRWNCSTLDRDHTVFGRVLLRSSREAAFVYAISSAGVVYALTRACSQGELKNCNCDPHKRGRSQDDRGEFDWGGCSDNINYGIKFAKTFIDARERTVRDARALMNLHNNRCGRTAVKRFMKLECKCHGLSGSCTLRTCWMAMSDFRKTGDYLRRKYNGAIEVTMNQDGTGFAVANKAFRKATKNDLVYFENSPDYCLQDKSAGSLGTAGRICNKTSRGTDGCEVMCCGRGYDTTRVKQITKCECKFKWCCAVECKDCEESVDVHTCKAPKRAEWLDQT, from the exons ATGTTGGGGTTAAACAGGATTGTGAGCCTGCGGTCAAGCCGCGTTCGCAGCTCTGGTTCTTCATCCAAACTCTCCGACTCCCGGACTCCTTCATGCCAAAGTTCCAGGATTTATTGTGCgtgtctgttgctgctgctgctgctgacgcccAGAGCGGACTCCTCATGGTG GTACATCGGTGCACTGGGGGCCCGTGTGATCTGCGACAACATCCCAGGACTGGTGAACAAACAGAGGCATCTGTGCCAGCGTTACCCAGACATCATGCAGGCGATTGGAGAGGGCACCAAGGAGTGGATCAGAGAGTGCCAGCACCAGTTCAGGCACCACCGCTGGAACTGCAGCACGCTGGACCGTGACCACACCGTGTTCGGACGTGTCCTGCTACGCA GCAGCCGTGAAGCGGCATTCGTCTACGCCATCTCCTCGGCGGGAGTTGTGTACGCGCTCACGAGGGCCTGCAGCCAAGGGGAGCTCAAGAACTGCAACTGTGACCCGCACAAACGTGGGCGATCCCAAGACGACAGGGGGGAGTTCGACTGGGGCGGCTGCAGCGATAACATCAACTACGGCATCAAGTTCGCTAAAACCTTCATAGATGCCAGGGAAAGGACGGTCCGAGATGCTCGAGCGCTGATGAACCTTCACAACAACCGCTGTGGCAGAACA GCAGTGAAGCGATTCATGAAGCTGGAGTGTAAATGTCACGGACTGAGTGGCTCCTGCACTCTGCGGACCTGCTGGATGGCCATGTCCGACTTCAGGAAGACGGGAGACTACCTGCGGAGGAAATACAATGGGGCCATCGAGGTGACCATGAATCAGGATGGGACAGGTTTCGCTGTGGCTAACAAAGCCTTCAGGAAGGCCACCAAGAACGACCTGGTCTACTTTGAGAACTCTCCGGATTACTGCCTACAAGACAAATCTGCAG GCTCCCTGGGCACAGCCGGGCGCATCTGCAACAAGACGTCGCGCGGCACCGACGGCTGCGAGGTAATGtgctgtgggcggggctacgACACCACCAGAGTGAAGCAGATCACCAAGTGTGAGTGCAAGTTTAAATGGTGCTGCGCCGTGGAGTGTAAGGACTGCGAGGAGTCTGTGGACGTACACACGTGCAAGGCCCCTAAACGTGCCGAATGGTTGGACCAGACCTGA